The following is a genomic window from Malus sylvestris chromosome 12, drMalSylv7.2, whole genome shotgun sequence.
ATTTAAATTCGATGTCTCCCAGTCTATGATTGTGGGTGGGCCTAACAATCCTTCctaaaaaaaggaacattattTCATGCACTTGGATGCACTTGTAtaaatctctctttctctaactAGTAATTACATGAAAGTAACATTATCTCATATATATGTAAGTTCCTCTCACTAGTGATTAGGCTTTTTAAAGTTTATGCATAGCATAATCTTTGTGGTGGTTCTGATAGTAAGCATACGCTATGAGTATTGAGGCTATTGGCTTTGTGGAGTATTGCAAGTCTTTCTTACAAAATTCGGGATGAAGCAATCAAAGGCTTGATTCCTAACAAGTTAATGAGGTTAAAGTTCTGttcaaattatttttgtttttgaataaaaGTAGATTTAGGACACACTGGTGGTCGGTGATGAAAAGTGTGCAAAAAATACGTAATTGCACTACAGAAGCATGATGCTGGACCAAAAACCCTCCAGACTGTTTTctgatggattttttttttctttctttcctggTACTGATTACCAAAGACTGACATTGATGCATCGTTGGGGAATATAGataataattttctttaataTTCATAGGGTGTTGTCATTTTATGATCAGCCTCTTATTGGTTCCTATTAATCACTCTGGTTGATTGATGTTTATGGTATTTATTGCTTCAACGACCTTGTTGTCCTTGAAtcattttctttggttttctttaATGTGCAGAAGCATGAGGGTTATCCATCAGGATCAATGGTTGACTTTGCATGTGATGCAGATGGATCTCCAATTTTAGCAGTTAGCAGCTTGGCAGTTCATACAAAGGTTTGTTGGAATTTAACTTCAAACGTATTGTTGCCTTGGGGGTGAATAACAACTAATGTGAACCTCAAAAAATCTttctctgataccacttgttgtggTTTAAGCACAAAAGAGGAATCACACCACAGCAATACACAATTGCCCTTATAAATGGAAAAGGAATATAACGAATGCAAGGCAGTTGGAGTTAAATCTACACAACCCAAATGCAAAGTTAAACCGTGATACACTCGCTATTTCAATACCCCAGTAAACGCACTCTTTGAAGAGAGTTTTGCTCTTACACAATGCTCACTCAAGCTAAAATTGGAACTAAGCTGCAATATATTATCTAGATGCATAGGCAGCATCCTTTCTTCACTTGAAATGATGCTAACcttctttcatgtggaaggaaACTTCCAATCTGTTCCATATAATTTTCTGTAAAACATGTAGCCCTTCCAATCACGGAAACCAGCCTAGTAAATAAGCTGCTACTTTATCACTGTATGGATCTCTCTGCATGTTAATATCACCAATAATAATATCATATCCTGTCGtgccttttcattttttgatcAATAGGACCTAGCCCTTAATCCCAAGTGCTCATTGCTTGTGGCTAGAAACCCTGAAGACAGGACTGATTTGGTGGTCACGCTGCATGGTGATGCTATTCCTGTAAGTAATGCTGCTTATCTAATTTTGGATATTGTTTGAAgtgctctctccctctctctctgtggTTGCAAACAATTGAAGATGGTTGTTCTTTTGTGAACAATCATTTAGGTTTCCGAGAAGGATCAAGCAGCCATACACACTGCATATTTGGCTAAGCATCCCAATGCATTTTCGGTAACAATCTTGTTCCGAAGCATAATGTAAATGGATGATATGTTGCACCAAATTTTATATCAGTATTAAATCATCACGTACAATCTGAAGGTTGACTTTGGCGACTTCCAATTCATGCGTATTGAACCAAAAGTTGTGCGATACGTGTCAGGGGTTGCAACAGCCTTGTTAGGATCAGGAGGTACTTTACCTTTTTGGTGTTTGTTGCTCTTGGAAAAGATAATTTTTTACTCTGTAGATAACTTTTGAAACGGATGTACAAAGGCCTttgttatttttctgtttttagcACCTCTTATGgatattttatttatcatttattttcaaaatattgttgcatatatttcacATTTTTCTTAACATTCTCTGCTTTTACTTTCAGAGTTCGGAAGTGAGGAGTATAAAGCTGCAAAAGTTGATCCAGTTGCTCAATTGAAGGCTTATATGGCTCATGCTAACCATACAATAGCCATTGTGCAATACTCGATGTCTATTCCGGTATTTTCAAGTGTTATAAACTAATATTATTAGGAAATgtgtttcttttcttcttcatctttttgTTCTCAATATAGGGGATATCAACTTTGCCCCACATTAGTTCAAACAAAACCAATGAATATGGTGTCAATGTTACACGTTTATGCCAGGGTGACACTTCGGAAATATTCGTCATGAATTGCCTAGATCTATTTATGAATTTTGGAATAATACAAGATATGAACACATAGACAGGTGGAGAAAGTTTAGTTTGATGCAAGGTGATTTTGTTTTTCGTCAGGTGGACTCTGCTTACATGTTGGACTTGGATAGCCTGGGTTTCAATGTTAAGGTAACTAGTAGTTTACTAACTACCAATCTCAAACTTTTCGTTGCTAATAGCCAtcctttatatttttaataaaccATTTGTCTCTGCTGCAAATGAGGTTTTGTGCCAGAAATGCTATACAAATTCACCAATAAAATTTCTTCCATTTTGACATGATATTTTTTGGACTTTGTTACTCTCATTTTAGGCTCGCTATCAGGGGGATAATTTCAAGCTCCGCATACCTTTTCCTAGACGTGCAGAGGATCAAAAGTGAGACCTCTTGTTTATATGAATATTTCCTTTTCTGTTGAAGTCAAGatttattttctgtttactTCTGCTTCAGTTATTCCAGATTCTGCAAGGTTTTTATGTTAATGTCGTACTGCATAAATCATGGAATAATTGTCCCTCATGTTGGTCAGAGGATATAGTTATTCTTTTTTCCTGGTTGACGTGATTTGTGGCTATAGTCAAGATTGCTATCAAAAGTTCTTACTGCATACTTTGAGTTGGAGTAAATTGTTTCTAACAAGAAATTTATCTCTCTTTTTAGGGATGTGAAGACTTTAATGATGGAAATGGTTGCGGCTGCAATGGCTCGAGGTTGTTATCCTCCCAGTCCATAAGAAGGTGTGCTTATTTGAATTTCTAATGATACGGTTGTTCATAAGAGTCGTCTTCTTTTGAGAGGTTCTTAACTTCTTATCCCGTTTTACTTTGTAGGATATTTCAGTACCTCGGAACTGCCATCGCAGAGATATGGAAAATTTTGGACTCAAAAGAGGTGTAATGAGATATTCGTTGCAGAAGAATATGCTTGTTTCTATTGTATGCTCAGAAAGAAATTCTACATAATACTAAGAATCATGGTTACGGCATCCACATAAACTGCTTCCAAACTCATAATCGTTTAACGTGAAAAGCGAATATCTGTTTGTATGTAAAGTCCTCTGCCTtgtcctgtttgtttgtttgacagATTGCGTAAAGGATAAATTGTTATGGACCTCAATGCAATGGGATTTGAATATACGAGAAGTTCCGGTTTAGTTGTTTTCATGGATGATGTCCAGGTGGATCATACAATTCAAGAATACGCTTGGAACCAGCTACTCCACTGCGTTTTTGGCGTGACGGATGCCTGCTTCTACGGGCCATTCTCTTCCGAATTCAAAGTTGTTTCGGGTGTTGGTCGCTCGGGATTTTGCCTCGTGTTTGGCATATGGCAGCGGTAATCTAACGTACTTACGATAAATATtctagggtaaattacacaaaactaccttaatTATGGGTTGAACAACATTATCATACCTCATATTTTAAAAGTgataatgtcatacctcatcttacgaatttgtgccaatgttagATATtcgttagttttttttgttaatttctctattaaatgctgacgtggccaaAGACGGGATCCACTCACTAATCtaattggattaaaaaataataaaatatatttttaataattaaatattcaaaaattaaaaaaaatttaaaactaaaaaactaaacaaataaaaaatgcttAGGGATGTGGGCTTTCATTTCTTCCACCCGCAccaacccttctctctctcttctctttatcTTCTCCCGCATCTCTCTCCCACTCTAACTCCCTCTTCTCTCTGCAACCATCGGCGTCGAGGCCAGCGTCCACCAACTCGCCATCTTTCTCCTTCCCACGGGGTCCTAGGCGTAATCGTGCACGAGCTGGCACAAGGAGGCGGCGAGGTTAGAAGCCCGGGGTGGCGACAACGGGTCGCGGCGAAATGTGGGGAGGGAATTGAGGGTTTGGGTGTTTAGGAGGGGAAGGGGATCTGGGTGTGTGTAGGAGGGTGATGGGTGTGTAGGAGGGGAAAGGGAATTGGGTgtgggtttggtttttttttttttggtgtgggATCTGGGTGTGAGCTTGGTTTTTTTGGTTTATTCAAAGGGGTGGTGAAGGTGGAGGAAGAGAGGCAACGATGGGGTGGTGAAGGAAGGTTGGGTATGGAGGGACTAAGGGAGGGATGGGTCGGTTTGGGAGGTGGTGGTGAGGGAAGGACGAGTGCGAGTGGGGAGAGGGACGGAGGAGGGAGACCTCATcccagagagaggagagagagagggtggtggAGGAAGGTTGGAGGGATGGGGAAGGGTTTGGTGGCTgtcgaagagaagaagaaaaagtgtTGGTGCGGGTGGAGGAAAGGGAAGGCTGGTTCCTTAggccattttttaatttttttagttttttaattttttaatatttaattattaaaaatatatttaattatttagtgAGTGGGTCCCGTCTCTagccacgtcatcatttaacaaGAAAACTGACGGAGAtatgacattggcacaaatttgTAAGATAAAGTATGACATTGTCACTTTTAAAAGacgatgtatgaaagtgtcgtcaGATCAATAGTTGagataattttttatcatttggtCAGGATTCCTATCTCACGTCATCTGCTCTCCGTCCTCCCAAGACAAGGGAGGACGCACAAGGAGGAACCCTGTATTCGTGTCGTGACACAGAAGCCCCTTCGCCCAAAAATGTCTCCATACTTGCACACTAcaaaacataatttttcattGCTCACAAGTGCATACAAAACATAATTTCGTAATTTACAATAACCCCCTTTTAGTCGAACAAAAGCCTAACCACTCCACATTACACACCGCATTCATCTTCTAAACAGAACAAAGAAAACTGTCTTCCCTTCTGCTTCAACACAATTGAGTTTAAATTACACCTATCACTCCTACTCGGTTTCCAGGCTCCCCATACCCTTCAATCCTCTTGGTCTCTGCATCATTCAAACATCAACCAAATATCAAAATACGAATACTCATACCCCtcgaaaataaagaaaaatgatgCAGCAAACGATATAATAATTCCAGTTCAAGTACCTTCTTGGTACTTTTCTTCTCCCTAACTTCATATCTCTCTTGGCACACATCAGTGAGCCATGCACCGGGACTCACCAACTACAACCCAACCAAAAATCGGTATCAGAAGCTAAAGTTGAACTCGCTTAGCCACACGAGGAaaataaagtccaatttcaaatctGTTATTTAGCCGAGAAACTAACAAGAGGACTTACAAGTAAGCTTCTTTGGATGAGTTTGGCCCTTTTCTTGGGTCTTTGGGGAAGTTTGCAACCCTTTATAGCCAAAAAgtcctcttctttctctttgctCGACAAACTGACGTACAGTTTCGGCCAAACAAGCCCCCGGTCCTCAACACTGTTTCCGTCCATCATAACCTTCCCATTCCCGTTGCCATTACAACTCTCATCCACACCCACTGATCCTCTTGTGGTGTAGTACCTTTCCTCCTTCTCCGGTGAAGATGACTTTCGGTTCTCACCTGCGCTACACCAGAGCAGAGCCCCATCAGAATTCATGTAACCAAACCAAACAGACCCACAAAATAACTTTAGTATTAGACAAAACAGCTTGACAACTATAGGTTTTATAACAAGACACTTCAAAAGCTTAATTagagaacaaaaaataaataaaaaaactaacgaaaagttttcaaaaactttaattttaatcaaaatgacaaaataaaagtgTAAATGAATAGTACTATAAGTGACTTTTCAAGgtaaaaatgtctttaacattaaaggaattgttattagtactccaaacgttctataattaaaaagaaaaatacacttatgatgAGTGTAGAATGTGATTTTTGAactgctaataacaattcccaacttaaaaaatgaacagtacaagAAGTGTTTCATtaaatttccaacaaaaaactaccttcatttataattatttttaggggtgtgctatccacacatcccattttacttctcactcaccctttaataatttatgtccgttgattatgggcattctgtcaaagacttatgcggaagtagaaaacacatgaatcttactgttcaatcacccacttcccacacgcaacaatagctcatgggtaccacagataactttaccaaagttctctgccaaagttgagcacgtgaagcttgcagctcccactacatcgctctgcccaagaagggtaaaagaatagcaaagaaacagcactaacaaagtttagacccataaattttgaaggtctagctaccatattattacccacaagggtaaaggaacagtaccattgctggataattggaaagtccctgtgtgtcaacctctgtgcttcgtggcaaggtagactagcaaacatgactaacctttactcacattcgagaaaacactcccaataagattgcttgctccaaaatcgaagaggcaccgtcctccgaatctcgagagccagactcccaacatgactactttcttaaaaatcgaagagagggtaaaggaacaataccattgctggataattggaaagtccttgtgtgtcaacctctgtgcttcgtggcaaggtagactagcaaacatgcccaacctttactcacattcgagaaaacactcccaacaagattgcttgctccaaaatcgaagaggcacgccagacccccagcatgattgctttctcaaaaatcgatgaggcatcgttctccgaatcaatcgaagaggcgctcgctttctcaaaagctgggctgctcagagaccacgagggccgatctcagaaatcgaagaggcacctacttttctagccttgtcagcacctgtcacacgcacactcagctttgcagaaattatgggcattctgtcgaagacttctggtgaagtagaaagcacatgaatcttactgttcaatcacccacttcccacacgcaacaatagctcatgggtaccacagataactttgtcaaagttctctgccaaagttgagcatgtgaagcttgcagctcccactacatcactctgaccaagaaaggtaaaagaatagcaaagaaacagcactaacaaaagtttagacacataaattttgaaggtctagctaccatattattacccacaagggtaaaggaatagtaccactgctggataattggaaagtccctgtgtgtcaacctctgtgcttcgtggcaaggtagactagcaaacatgcccaacctttactcacattcgagaaaacactcccaacaagattgcttgctccaaaatcgaagaggcaccgtcctccgaatctcgagagccagactcccaacatgactactttctcaaaatcgaagagagggtaaaagaacagtaccattgctggataattggaaagtccctgtgtgtcaacctttgtgcttcgtggcaaggtagactagcaaacatgcccaacctttactcacattcgagacaacactcccaacaagattgcttgctccaaaatcgaagaggcaccgccctccgaatctcgagagccagactctcaacatgattacttcctcaaaaatcgaagagacactgctctccgaatctcgagagtcagacccccagcatgattgctttctcaaaaatcgaagaggcatcgttctccgaatctcgagagccagataccacagaccaccttttcaaagtgctctgacagagttaaaacatgtgaaactggcagctcccactaccgtgctatgaccaagcagggtaaaagaatagcattactacttgttagggagactcctatatatgttgaccttcatccccaacggacaggcagacctgcaaaaatgctcaacccttcatcatatctaagagggcactcccaacgaagcctttcgaaatattcagctttctttccccccgataatacctctgcaaacaagctatactagagcaagaatatctcatatcatcagggttaaaagcaagagtatcccatatcatgttttttccctgtcttttcttttggccttgtttttacctgcaagacaaggagaaagagagcaatcagtcagcacttggaatcaagcttccagccaggaactgactgcctggaaccccttacctgattacttacctggcattgctctcgagtactcatcttcaacatcttatgtttccagggaagattccgcatttgcttgaggaacagatagggcaagtgcgaaggatacaaggaagcatgtggagacaagcgtaacagcacacgtgccgatacatccattactctgtcaaaagcaaaagtatcccatatcagcagggtggaacgtactctagatttgatggacttgttttgaccctcaaattcttcagtcagccttatactctggaggaaaccagaaaaccctccagctcagttcaagaataagcctgtggaaagttacttcttcaaaagcaaaagtatctcatatcatctcttctcatttttcttctctttatccttcatgctgctgcaagatggggagaaggtgaacaatcagtcggagctctgattgcttaccttgtctgtcacctctttcagcagaccccctagctcggcgacttgggggactcctactacatggtttgtatcgcgcttgaccaagcctgaaactacaagtaagcttcaagtgaaattgatacattaccttgtgcatctccaccagttaaagataccacccctggatggaggaagagtacttccagagaagatgccacatctacctatgagacagataaggcaagtcaagacgacaccacactccgatacttagaagtttcgtgattacgagatcattctcccacaatatttcctaatgtcatttgtactaaatcattcacttgtactcactaaaggagagcttgaacctatgtacttgtgtaaacccttcataattaatgagaactcttctattccgtggacgtagccaatctgggtgaaccacgtacatcttgtgtttgctttcctatctctatccatttatatacttatccacactaatgaccggagcaatctagcgaagatcacaaaaagcgaccgttttcgctacctaggatctatcttgcaagagaacggagaattagatggagatctcaaccatagaatacgagctggatggaaagagtgcatccggcgtgttgtgtgaccgtcgtaggccactgaagctcaagggaaaattttataggacgacaataaggccaacgatgttgtatggcacagaatgttgggtggtgaagcatcaacacgtacacaaaatgggtgtagcggagatgaggatgcttcgtgggatgtgtgggcacacgagaaaggataagattgggaatgaggatatccgaggtaaagtaggagtagccgaaattgtaggaaagatgagagaaaatcggctccggtgatttggacatgtgcaaagaaggccgactgacgctccggttcgaagatgtgactataGGACAGAGGtctagggccgaaggggtagaggaagacctaggaaaactttggaagagactctaagaaaagacttagagtacttggatctaacggaggacatgacacaaaaccgagcgcaatggcgttctaggattcatatagccgaccccacttagtgggaaaaggctttgttgttgttgttgttgttgatcttctttaattcatccgattcgacagtcgaaaattaaaaaagtgtgtgagaagtaaaatggggtgtgtggatatcacacccttaTTTTTAAAGtgacatattcataattgtcctacaaaattttgattttttttcttatttaaaatcctagtggtattcattttcacttggaAGTAAGATGTCTTAGATTCAAAtatcgtggatggcgaattcaatACTAAATTAGGTTGTCCATTGTGTGATTTAGCCGAACTCTCTCTTCCTTAATatcaatgtattaaaaaaattatattttttaaataaattaacgTAAATATCGATCGTATGAGTTTTCAAATAAAcgaagaaaatgaaagagaagaaaagaaaagagaatttCTGTTACTAAACATCCATGCCTTTTAGAATTTTGATCAAGGCGCTTTGGTACATTAGGCCACATcgatatttcttattttttaaattaaaaataataattgtattttttaaattaaaattttacatattGATTTCTAAATTTGTCCTTTTAATTAGTtgagagaattttttttatccggCCATTTTTTTATTCATGTATTTTAGGAGTTGTGGACTCTTTTTTAGGagataattttggtttttttcgctCAACATATTTATCCAATTatctcttttaatttttgttttcgttcaaaacatttttttatcctaaaattgaaaaaataattgaaatgatggacacttatgttgtggtctattttatctgacagagggactagggccgacggcagagagagagaggagagagatgtgtgtttgtagaattgtaggggaatgtgtgtgttgttatccctcctacattgtgcctttatttatagtagtaaagggagagaagatattccttcttctccaagtaatacaagttgtaataggaaaggataactagaatcaaatcttatctaggatttacacaatcatacttaaactaggaatgtttacaacactcccccttgagtgggtaaatactcaaggtagattcagcatcatgcagaagtttgaggaagtcgactcgtcggcattgattccaaggaacaacgcttattctcaataaggtaggaacttgcataagtagtaagtctcactaaaaaaccctaaggctatggcaaaaacccaagtagggacaaaatccatagtctaaggaaaaatgcgtgagaaatgcaaagtcaaaagaaacgtctacaggacgtcatcagggatatgatcagcccaaggtgggtgcctcgttaaaacctagttaggtagcaaaaacccagtgggaaaaatgctcctaatcgtagggaaaaagagtacattaagatcaagcaagtatctagaagatactccccctgagtttgacataattccacagagaaatagcaaagttacaactcagaaagtttacgcataccaattccatgaacaagcttctgaaacgtcgccttcggtagtgatttggtgaagaggtcggccagattgtcttgtgatcggatttgcgtgacttcaatcttctgatgctcttgttgttgatgtgtaaagaagaacttcggcgcaatatgtttggtgttgtctcctttgatgtaacccttcttgagctgttcgatgcaagctgcgttgtcttcaaaaatcgtcgtcggggcattaacggcgggatgaagatcacaggagcttcgaatatggcccactactgctctcaaccaaaagcattcccgagttgcttcatgtaaggcgagaatttcagcatggttagacgaagtggcaactaaggtctgtttagttgacctccaagatattgcggtgcctctaacggtaaagacataacccgtctgagaacgcgccttgtgcggatcagataagtatccagcgtcggcataaccaacaaggcgagaatcaacccgatgagcatagggtgcggcatcactcgaggattcgtagggatagaataagcccaaatccgtagtacccttaaggtaacggaagatgtctttcacgccagtccaatgtctgcgtgttggtgcattgctgtatcttgccaaaagattaacagcgaaggagatgtcgggtctagtgcattgagctaagtacaataaagcgcctatcgcacttagataaggaacttcaagctccaaaatctcttcatcatcctccttcggacgga
Proteins encoded in this region:
- the LOC126593539 gene encoding uncharacterized protein LOC126593539 — protein: MAKHNHKKDCRIIISGKMKSKASKASKVSRSSSSSSNSMGSKSNSLHDQTNSSSSIPSESVSTGDDASVSTGDGASVFQLIQSHQEKAARLPPVEEIRTLLHLSFHGMLSTFSQKHEGYPSGSMVDFACDADGSPILAVSSLAVHTKDLALNPKCSLLVARNPEDRTDLVVTLHGDAIPVSEKDQAAIHTAYLAKHPNAFSVDFGDFQFMRIEPKVVRYVSGVATALLGSGEFGSEEYKAAKVDPVAQLKAYMAHANHTIAIVQYSMSIPVDSAYMLDLDSLGFNVKARYQGDNFKLRIPFPRRAEDQKDVKTLMMEMVAAAMARGCYPPSP
- the LOC126593546 gene encoding uncharacterized protein LOC126593546 → MNSDGALLWCSAGENRKSSSPEKEERYYTTRGSVGVDESCNGNGNGKVMMDGNSVEDRGLVWPKLYVSLSSKEKEEDFLAIKGCKLPQRPKKRAKLIQRSLLLVSPGAWLTDVCQERYEVREKKSTKKRPRGLKGMGSLETE